A section of the Drosophila subobscura isolate 14011-0131.10 chromosome A, UCBerk_Dsub_1.0, whole genome shotgun sequence genome encodes:
- the LOC117889590 gene encoding BTB/POZ domain-containing protein KCTD5, which yields MSTVFINSRKSPNVPKKQGTDQWVKLNVGGTYFLTTKTTLSRDPNSFLSRLIQEDCDLISDQDETGAYLIDRDPKYFAPVLNYLRHGKLVLDGVSEEGVLEEAEFYNVTQMIALLKECINHRDQRPHADKKRVYRVLQCREQELTQMISTLSDGWRFEQLISVGTQYSAYGPFDSNEFLCVVSKECGTTAGRELEPSDRAKVLQQKGSRILGI from the exons atgAGCACCGTGTTCATTAATTCAAGAAAAAGTCCCAATGTGCCGAAGAAACAGGGCACCGACCAGTGGGTCAAGCTAAATGTGGGTGGCACCTACTTTCTGACCACCAAAACGACGCTCTCCCGTGACCCAAATTCGTTTCTGTCCCGTCTTATACAGGAGGACTGCGATTTGATATCGGATCAG GACGAGACTGGAGCATATTTGATCGACAGAGACCCCAAATACTTTGCGCCTGTACTAAACTATCTGAGACATGGCAAGCTTGTGCTCGATGGCGTCTCGGAGGAGGGTGTGCTGGAAGAGGCCGAGTTCTACAATGTGACACAGATGATAGCGCTGCTCAAGGAGTGCATCAACCACAGGGATCAG AGACCGCATGCGGATAAGAAACGCGTTTATCGCGTGCTGCAATGCCGCGAGCAGGAACTGACCCAG ATGATCTCAACACTGTCGGATGGCTGGCGGTTCGAGCAGCTGATCAGCGTCGGCACACAATACTCCGCCTACGGCCCCTTCGATAGCAATGAGTTCCTCTGCGTGGTGTCCAAAGAGTGCGGCACCACGGCCGGCCGCGAGCTAGAGCCCAGCGACCGGGCAAAAGTTCTGCAGCAGAAAGGATCGCGAAT TCTTGGAATTTAA